CCTTAAAACGTTCCTGCAGCCGCCGTTTATAGTGGTCAAAATCTACTGTTTTACCCACTACCTGGCTGCTGATGAAGGCATCCAAGCGAGTTAGTAAAGCCGGATATGCTTGGCGTAGGCGCGCAATATTTTCCTGCAGTGTTTTTACATACTGCTCCCGCGTTGCCGCGTCGCGCTGCAACTCAGGTAGGTTGAAACCTAGTGCTCCAGGAAACTTCTCAAAAAAAGCGGCTTCCGGGTCTTTCGCTGTGGAAATGCTCTCGCGCAGGCGCTGGGTGGCCACTGGCAAATTTCGGGTATGTTGCGCATACGCCGGCAATTGCTTGTAGAAGGTCAGAAATGGCTTGATTGACTCGATAAAAGCCGCATTGGATACCCGTTCAGTTGTGCCTAACTGAAGCAGTTCCCGATAGTCATTGAACAACGCCAACTTTTCAGGCAGCAGCGCGAAGGCCTTTACCGTGTACAGTGTTGGGCTTTTAGTGAAGAGGTCTACAACTTCTAAACGCAGTTCGGGAATGTACTTGCCTTGCTCACCGTACAGCGCAAAATCGTGACGCTTCATGAATAAAAACACCGGCACCCAGAAATCTACAAATCCCTGTTTTAGCTTGAGCGGCTTGCGTAGCAGCTCCTGCATCAGTTCCGAAATTTTCAAGGGTCCTTCTTGAGACCGCTGCAAGAACACTTCACCTACCTGCCATAGAGCTTGGAAAGAAGCATCAGTGGGAGGAGTCAGAGCATACTCACCGTTAACAATCTGGTGCATCCCTGTCTCCTTTAGGAGCGAGAGGTAGATAGTTTTTTCGGGTGGAAAATTCTTGGCCGGGAATCCTAGATCAGGGTACTGCCAGTTTTCAAACAGGGCCCGCATGAAGCTCTTGCGGGCCGTTGCGATAGGTGAAGAAAGCTTGGTTTTATTAACCAGTTCACTATAGTAGGTTGGTGTGGCAGTGTAGACGTGGTCGGCAATATTGGACAGGCAACGGTTGAAATCCCGTCGGCCTTTAAAATTAAGTTGGGCCGGTCCATTCGTGTACCACGTAATTGCACCGTCTTGAGCATACAGGCTGTCAATTACATAGTGCCGAAGCAATGCTATTTGGTGTTCAAGAATGCTGTTTAATTCGCGCTTAGCAACCTTGTCATTTAGGTTCTCATCACGCACTTTGCGCACTTTATCGATCTCGCGAATCAGCTTTTTAATCTCCCCTGACCGCTCGTATATTCCATAAAGCACAGCATCTTTTCGGTCTCCAACTGTCAACTTTAGCTTATCCAGCGTGAGCGAGTCCGAAAAAATTAGATTTACAAACCCATCTACTTCACCCTTGGGTTCCTCCAACAGGGCCTCCTCGGTCATCCTTACCTCGAAGATGCGAGGTGTGCCCTTCTCAAAAGACAATTGCTTAGCTGCGATGTAGGGGAAGCTGAAAAACTCCCGTAGTCGCGTGGCCACATCAGTTACCTGCTCTACCAAGTTGCCGGCCTCATCAATTGCCAACTCAATATCTAGGTCGGTGCCTTCAAACAGGATGTAGCTGTTTTTGTGTGGCACTAGCCGAACCAGCTTTTGCTGTTCCAGCACTTGCAGCACCGGCACGATCGTAGGCACGGCCAAGCTGATTTGCGCGTAAGTTTCCAAAAAATCTGCGCTAATTTCTGCCCCGGCTGGCGCAAAAATGGACAGCATTCCAATGGATTTCACCAGTTGGTTAGCTGTTTCCAGTTCAGCTTGGTTTCCGATATGCTTTTCCAACTGCTCAAGCGTGGTCCGAATAATAGCCCACTGCGCAAAATGAGGGTTGTACTTGGACGTGAGCAAAGAATAGTAATGGAAGCTGAGGTAGTCGTATACCCGACTTAGGCTGAAATAAGTGCCGCGGGCCGCATGTTGCTGTAAACCTAAATAGTCATTCGAGCGCAGAAAGGTGAACAGAGACCGTTCGTTCTGCCCATATCGCTGCAAGGCTTGAACCAACACGGCCGCCGACAGCAAGTCCATTGGCCATAACTGCTGCTGCATTTCCGGCGAGAAATAGTCGCGCAACGGAAACGCCTGGGCCTTCGCAATGGCCTTAAACAATCGGCTGTTCATAGCGGCCTCTGGTGCCGTGTCCTGCTGCGTAGTCCCGAGCTGCTGAGCTGCCAGATATAGCAGCTGCTCCACTGGCTCGTTAAACGTCAGTTCTTTCAGCCGCCCCTTCACCTTCTCCCATTCCTGCCGTTGGGTGCGCGTCAATTCCAGTGCGTAGCCGCTAACGTCCTGGTGAACGGTTGTTAGCAACAAAATATCCTTGCGCGAGTCGTTGATGTACTCCGCCAGCTCTTGGATGAAGTAGAGTTCTTCTTCAGGATTCTCTTTCGCAGCGTATTCCAGAAACTTACCAAACTCATCAACCACCAGCACCAACGCCAACTTCTTTTTAGCTAGACGGCGGTACTCTTCATCAAGTGCGGCAATGATGGTAGGAGTAGGTGTGTCGGCAGTAGCTCCTACCACGTAGTGCTGCGCCAGGGTTTGTTTTAAGGAAGCGTATTGGCCCACAAAATGCTCAAAGTGGAAACCCTTGATATTTTTAAAGCCAGCTTCCAGCCGAAAATACTCGTGCTGCTTGCTTAACGTTTGCTGGAAAGCCCACAGAAATGCTGATTTCCCCGTGCCATAGGCACCCACGATGTTGAAGCAGTGGATGCCTGAGAGATAGTTGTTGACTAGCTGCCCAAAAACCGTTTGCGCATTTGGTGTGGGCAGATACGATAACTCCTGTGCGGCATCGCGGACGATGTTAATGGAAGGGCTAAACGGTCTGTCCATAGTATTCTTGTAGAACCTCAATGAGGTTGATTTGGTCTTTTTTGATAGTTAGCACCCGGTTGCCGGCCGTGCTCGAATAGACGATGGCCGTAGGATAGTATGCCATCATTTCCTCAATCTTGTAAAACAGTCCTTTCTCGTTTAAGGCAAACACCAATCCCGGCGAATCAGGCGCAACTTCGAGGTCGGTAAAGCTGATGGTTTCGCCATAAGCTTCGTTTTCTAAGATTACCCGTAGCACTACTTGCCAAGGCAGTTCAGGCCGTTCTAGGTTCTCGATGCTGTAGCGAGTGTCATCATTCTTGGTTATCAACAACAGGCCTAAGTCTTGCAAAAGGCCCGTAGATTCTTCCTCAATGTCCACCTTGCCTGACTCCTTACCCGAGGGCGCGTAAGCACGCACGAATACCTTAATATCAGAGTCTAACGTATTCTCATTTACCGGGCTACCACGTTCCGAACACTTGCGGTTAATAAAGTGCTCTAGCTGAGTTCGACTAAATGAAAAACCTTCCTTGCGCAGCTCGTTGAAGATATAGTGATAAAGCGAGGCCCGGCCCGTGCTTACTAGCAAGTAGTGCAGATACCAAAGGGTGGCGTTATCCTCAATATATGGGTCAAATCCATCTTGGCTAAACAATTCGTGGGCTACTTGCTTGGGCGTGTCGTTTTCGTCGGTCAACCCGAACGCCCGCAGCCAATAGCGAATAGCCGTGACCATGTTTTTCCCGACCCCCAACTTAACCACAGCGTCTTCGTCGGTGAAGCTGCCCCCGGTTTGAATGAAGTCATAGCCCTTCTTCAACCAGTTGTTTCTACAGATAAAAGTATCGTGACCCTGAAATATTAACCGGTCTAATAACATAGCAGTGTTTTTTAATGCTAAGGTAGCTGTAAGCAGGCCTAAGCAGATACGACCACTAAGGTTTTGAGCAAATAAAGTTGGCTAAACAGCACTTGAAAACCCATCTGTCTATCATTTTGCTAACGTACCTAGTTGGCCTACAACTGAGTTAATCAAGTCGCCAGCCTTAGGCAGTAATTCATGCATTTGTAGGCAGGCCGGGTCTGAATAGCATGTCGCCCTAACCCTACTTTGTTCAGCTCATCTAGTCCAAGTACTACAGAGTCCAGCCTCAACTCGAACCCTCCTTCGACAGCTCTTTGGTCTTGCTGACCAGATGGCTGCCCGTGATGGCCATGTACCCACCGAGCACCTTGGCATCGGTGCTGCCAATCATTTCCAGTATTTCCGGCACCGAGAAGCCTTGTGTGAACGCATTCGTGATGAAGCTGCGCCGGCCACAATGGGCACTCAACAGCTTCCACTTCGGCTCCTTGAACTGCACCGCCTCCTTCAGCTTGTGACGATAGTAGTAGACGTCGTTGTCCAGTCCCAGTTTATGGGCGAGTGCTTTGATGGCCTCGTTCAGCTTCTGCAACGCCACAATGTTCAGGTCGCCGTTGTAACGGTCCATGATGGCCTTGATGCGGTCGTTCATCGGCACCTTGGCGTTGCCCCTATTCTTCTGCGTGACGATCGTGAGCAAGCCGTTCTGCACCACCATCTGCTTACTGCGGATGATGTCGCTCCAACGGAAGCCGGTGAGGCAGCTGAACACGAACACGTCGCGGTACTTCTGCATCTGCGGGGTCAATCCCTCGGCGTGGTAAAAGAGGTCCACCTCCTCCTGCGTGAGGTAGACGATTTCCTTTTCCTCGTGGTACACCCGCC
This region of Hymenobacter sedentarius genomic DNA includes:
- a CDS encoding DUF4007 family protein produces the protein MLLDRLIFQGHDTFICRNNWLKKGYDFIQTGGSFTDEDAVVKLGVGKNMVTAIRYWLRAFGLTDENDTPKQVAHELFSQDGFDPYIEDNATLWYLHYLLVSTGRASLYHYIFNELRKEGFSFSRTQLEHFINRKCSERGSPVNENTLDSDIKVFVRAYAPSGKESGKVDIEEESTGLLQDLGLLLITKNDDTRYSIENLERPELPWQVVLRVILENEAYGETISFTDLEVAPDSPGLVFALNEKGLFYKIEEMMAYYPTAIVYSSTAGNRVLTIKKDQINLIEVLQEYYGQTV